One window of the Microtus ochrogaster isolate Prairie Vole_2 chromosome 10, MicOch1.0, whole genome shotgun sequence genome contains the following:
- the Fkbp15 gene encoding FK506-binding protein 15 isoform X2, translating into MFGAGDEDDTDFLSPSGGARLASLFGLDQATTGHGNEFFQYTAPKQPKKGQGIAATGNQTAPKPAAATTGISSVLFATAVHAYRYINGQYAKQGKFGAAVLGNHTTREYRVLLYISQQQPVTVATIHLNFELTVRSNNYSTFYDDQRQNWSIMFESEKAAVAFNKQVCVAKCNSHSSLDAVLCQDLVAAEGPAVDIGDSLEVTYIGWLLQNQVLGQVFDSTANKDKPLRLKLGSGKVVKGLEDGLLGMKKGGKRLIIIPSACAAGSEGVIGWTQPTDSILVFEVEVRRVKLARDFGSDGHSVSSRDSAAPSPIPTADSLSGDTVVTPTPLPLKSGEPTLCSKSNSLSEQPTLNANPDMVKAKLISRMAKMGQPMLPILPPQLDPNDSETEDTTVLRGAGQSLVTPSVQPSLQPAHPVLPQMASQAPQPSVSGFQTPSAALMQVTPLDSHSAAAGNAQNFQPCAGVQAYTYPQACSVTSQLQPVRPLYPVPLPQAPHFQGSGDMASFLMTEARQHNTEIRMAVSKVADKMDHLMTKVEELQRHSSGNPMLLPNMSVTMETSMIMNNIQRIIQENERLKQELLEKSSRIEEQNDKISELIERNQRYVEQSNLMLEKRNNSLQTATENTQARVTEELAAATAQVSHLQLKMTVHQKKETELQVQLTENLRETDLLRGQVTRLQADLSELREASEQTQSKFKSEKQSRRQLELKVTSLEEELTDLRAEKESLEKSLSERKKKSAQERCQAEEEMDEIRKSHQEELDRLRQLLKKSRVSTDQAAAEQLSLTQAELQSQWEAKCEHLLASAKDEYLQQYQEVCAQRDAHQQKLSRLQDECSALQAQVAAFTAEKEQLKKNTSQAPMVRAAIDPSEKVKKIMNQVFQSLRGEFELEDSYDGRTILRTIMHTIKVVTLQLLDQQEEEQGECSSDSAEEKPLRSSLEQPGSATAGLSPAPLSGEMKEAPKVLSEQVVGETTPLPPQALPMPQNGTQTRKEDSSEGEIPSETKDSSLPSEPAGISSPRVLGLPTSIPPKPPGPITMDSECEELLADDQRAVQSNNKLGGEHVGEVAPDGPLTLDPEKGELPALDPENPGGEPQLPEHKEVEDVSSSGPPEALLDKELASAASRASPSQNQEDPQHCSLSGDEEDELFKGATLKVPRPKVQPEEEDEDEVVRKSQTLLSPYTSTWGLFPAVSEKRKGVCWWPTSWTMCTGPCGSELGGPEWASL; encoded by the exons TATAGGGTTCTTCTTTACATCAGTCAGCAGCAGCCAGTGACTGTTGCTACAATTCATCTCAACTTTGAACTGACG gttCGGTCCAATAACTATAGCACCTTTTATGATGACCAGAGACAAAACTGGTCTATCATGTTTGAGTCAGAGAAGGCTGCTGTGGCGTTCAATAAGCAG GTGTGTGTGGCCAAGTGCAATAGCCATTCTTCCTTGGATGCAGTGCTGTGTCAGGATCTGGTTGCAGCAGAGGGTCCTGCAGTAGACATTGGAGATTCTTTGGAAGTAACCTATATAGGCTGGCTCCTTCAGAATCAGGTGCTGGGCCAG GTTTTTGACTCTACTGCTAACAAAGATAAACCACTTCGCCTGAAATTGGGATCAGGAAAAGTAGTCAAG GGCTTAGAGGATGGACTATTGGGcatgaagaaaggaggaaaacgGTTAATTATCATTCCTTCAGCCTGTGCTGCTGGCTCTGAAGGAGTGATAGGCTGGACCCAGCCAACAGACTCAATCTTGGTGTTTGAGGTAGAAGTTAGGCGG GTGAAGTTGGCTAGAGATTTTGGCTCTGATGGCCAcagtgtgagctccagggactctgCAGCACCCTCACCCATACCTACTGCTGACAGCCTCTCAGGTGACACTGTTGTGACACCCACACCACTGCCTCTCAAATCTGG gGAGCCAACTCTTTGTTCCAAATCTAACTCTCTCAGTGAACAGCCTACTTTAAATGCA AATCCGGATATGGTCAAGGCCAAGCTGATCTCTCGGATGGCTAAAATGGGCCAGCCCATGCTGCCCATCCTTCCACCGCAGCTGGATCCCAATGACTCAGAAACGGAA GACACAACTGTTTTACGAGGAGCTGGGCAGTCCCTGGTGACACCATCTGTCCAGCCTTCACTTCAGCCAGCCCATCCGGTGTTACCACAGATGGCCTCACAGG CACCTCAACCATCTGTTTCTGGGTTCCAAACACCCTCTGCTGCCTTGATGCAAGTTACACCCCTTGATTCCCACTCAGCTGCAGCTGGAAATGCTCAGAACTTTCAG CCCTGTGCAGGTGTGCAGGCCTACACATATCCCCAGGCATGCTCAGTCACCTCGCAGCTGCAGCCTGTTCGGCCCTTGTACCCAGTGCCACTGCCCCAGGCTCCCCACTTTCAAG GGTCAGGTGACATGGCGTCCTTTCTCATGACTGAAGCTCGGCAACACAACACTGAAATTCGAATGGCAGTCAGCAAAGTGGCTGATAAAATGGATCATCTCATGACTAAG GTTGAAGAGTTACAGAGACATAGCTCTGGCAATCCTATGCTTCTTCCTAACATGTCAGTCACAATGGAAACAAGCATGATTATGAACAACATCCAGCGAATCATTCAG GAAAacgagagactgaagcaggagctCCTTGAGAAGAGCAGTCGGATAGAAGAGCAGAACGACAAGATTAGTGAACTCATTGAGCGGAATCAGAG GTATGTTGAACAGAGTAACCTGATGCTGGAGAAGAGGAACAACTCACTTCAAACAGCcacagaaaacacacag GCCAGGGTGACAGAAGAGTTAGCAGCAGCCACTGCACAGGTCTCTCACCTGCAGCTGAAAATGACAGTTCACCAGAAGAAGGAGACAGAGCTGCAGGTGCAGCTGACAGAGAACTTGAGAGAGACAGATCTTCTCAGGGGCCAGGTCACCAGGCTCCAGGCCGACCTCTCAG AGCTCCGAGAAGCCTCTGAGCAAACACAGTCCAAATTCAAAAGTGAGAAGCAGAGCCGGAGGCAGCTGGAGCTCAAGGTGACATCCCTGGAGGAAGAATTGACTGACCTCCGAGCTGAGAAGGAGTCCCTGGAAAAG AGCCtctcagagaggaaaaagaaatcagctCAAGAGCGCTGCCAGGCAGAGGAGGAGATGGATGAGATTCGCAAGTCACACCAGGAGGAACTGGACAGACTTCGGCAGCTCTTGAAGAAGTCTCGAGTGTCCACAGACCAAGCAGCTGCAGAGCAG CTGTCTCTCACACAAGCTGAGCTGCAGAGCCAGTGGGAAGCAAAGTGTGAGCATCTCTTGGCCTCTGCAAAGGATGAGTATCTGCAGCAGTACCAGGAGGTTTGCGCACAGAGGGATGCCCACCAGCAGAAGCTGTCCCGCCTTCAGGATGAG TGCTCAGCTCTCCAGGCACAGGTTGCAGCCTTCACTGCAGAGAAGGAGCAACTGAAGAAGAATACGTCCCAGGCACCTATGGTCAGAGCTGCTATTGACCCCTCAGAGAAG GTCAAGAAGATCATGAACCAGGTGTTCCAGTCACTGAGGGGAGAGTTTGAGCTGGAGGACTCTTATGATGGCAGGACCATCCTTAGGACCATCATGCATACAATTAAG GTGGTGACTCTGCAGCTGTTGGACcagcaggaggaagagcaaggagaGTGCAGCAGTGACAGTGCAGAAGAGAAGCCGTTGAGGTCTTCCTTGGAGCAGCCAGGTTCTGCCACTGCTGGGCTGTCGCCAGCACCCCTGAGTGGGGAGATGAAGGAGGCTCCCAAGGTGCTATCAGAACAAGTAGTAGGGGAGACCACCCCACTGCCTCCACAGGCCCTCCCCATGCCACAGAATGGTACACAGACAAGGAAAGAGGACTCTTCAGAAGGAGAGATACCCTCAGAAACGAAAGACAGTTCCCTCCCATCTGAGCCAGCTGGCATCTCATCCCCCAGAGTCCTGGGCCTCCCAACTTCAATCCCACCTAAACCTCCAGGACCTATAACTATGGACTCTGAGTGTGAAGAACTACTTGCTGATGACCAGAGAGCAGTGCAGTCCAACAACAAATTGGGAGGAGAACATGTTGGGGAAGTAGCCCCAGATGGCCCACTGACTCTAGACCCTGAGAAGGGGGAGCTACCAGCCTTAGACCCTGAAAACCCAGGAGGagaacctcagcttcctgagcacaAAGAAGTTGAGGATGTCAGTAGCTCTGGTCCCCCTGAGGCATTGCTGGATAAAGAGCTTGCTTCTGCAGCTTCAAGAGCATCCCCCAGTCAAAACCAGGAGGACCCCCAGCACTGCAG TCTCTCCGGGGATGAAGAGGATGAGCTGTTTAAAGGGGCAACTCTGAAAGTTCCAAGGCCCAAAGTCCAGcctgaggaagaggatgaagacgAGGTGGTAAGGAAATCTCAGACTCTGCTGAGTCCTTATACCTCCACCTGGGGGCTCTTCCCTGCagtctcagagaagagaaaaggagtctGTTGGTGGCCTACTTCCTGGACTATGTGTACAGGACCCTGTGGGAGTGAGCTTGGGGGTCCAGAGTGGGCATCTCTTTAA